The proteins below come from a single Roseiflexus sp. RS-1 genomic window:
- a CDS encoding Pvc16 family protein produces the protein MIADLHPAIRHLLFSRGLIPSDEVDVRFERPTKEWLDSLVRPTINLYLFDIEENTDLRQTNMPVMRGSGGATYRMPPRRFDLRYMVTAFTTVADDEYLLIYRALATLLRYPTLPPSALAAAMAVIAGREGSGAEQARFAALADAGERTTSRDLRSAVASAELGSSTRAAMLALLDDPPITARIATGDEGPRLLEVWNTLEQAPRPSLLYIMTIPVDLDLAIDTPLVLTRMLRIRQRTEAGGSAEHMRIGGVVRDQHGTPLEGVVVGIEGGAIETVTNNEGRYALSHVPVGKVTLRVTRPDGSVRIIPVETPSDTYDISLD, from the coding sequence ATGATTGCCGATCTCCATCCTGCCATTCGCCACCTCCTCTTCAGTCGCGGACTGATTCCGTCTGATGAAGTGGATGTGCGCTTCGAGCGCCCGACGAAGGAGTGGCTCGATTCGCTGGTGCGCCCGACAATCAATCTGTATCTGTTCGATATCGAAGAGAACACCGACCTGCGTCAGACAAACATGCCGGTGATGCGCGGCAGCGGCGGCGCGACCTACCGCATGCCGCCGCGCCGGTTCGATCTGCGCTACATGGTGACTGCATTCACCACTGTCGCCGATGATGAGTATCTGCTGATCTACCGCGCGCTCGCCACGCTGTTGCGCTACCCGACCCTGCCGCCATCGGCGCTGGCGGCGGCAATGGCGGTCATCGCCGGGCGTGAGGGGAGCGGGGCGGAACAGGCGCGATTTGCGGCGCTTGCCGATGCTGGCGAGCGAACAACATCACGCGACCTGCGCAGCGCCGTGGCGTCGGCGGAACTCGGATCGTCCACGCGCGCGGCAATGCTCGCCCTGCTCGACGATCCGCCCATAACCGCCAGGATTGCAACCGGCGACGAGGGTCCGCGTTTACTCGAGGTATGGAACACCCTCGAACAGGCGCCGCGCCCGTCATTGCTCTACATCATGACGATTCCGGTCGATCTCGACCTGGCAATCGACACGCCGCTGGTGCTCACACGTATGCTGCGCATCCGGCAGCGCACCGAAGCAGGCGGCTCTGCAGAGCATATGCGGATTGGCGGCGTTGTGCGCGATCAGCATGGCACGCCGCTTGAAGGGGTTGTGGTGGGCATCGAAGGAGGTGCAATCGAAACGGTGACGAACAACGAAGGACGATATGCGCTGAGTCATGTTCCTGTCGGGAAGGTGACGCTGCGGGTGACGCGCCCTGATGGGAGCGTTCGCATCATACCGGTCGAAACGCCGTCGGACACATACGACATCTCACTGGATTGA
- a CDS encoding phage tail protein, producing the protein MTDKDPLISAWFGVDFGDGVVGAFRECTGLGSENEVVESKASGPDGKYIIKKIPGRMKWNNITLKRGITDAMDMWKWRKMVEEGDIQGARRNGTITMFNTRGEPVARWKFVNAWPSKLTGPDANATNNEVAIETLEIVHEGYERVQ; encoded by the coding sequence ATGACCGACAAAGACCCTCTGATTTCAGCATGGTTCGGCGTTGATTTCGGTGATGGCGTCGTCGGCGCCTTCCGCGAATGCACGGGCCTCGGCAGCGAGAACGAAGTCGTCGAGAGCAAAGCCAGCGGACCGGACGGGAAATACATCATCAAGAAAATCCCCGGTCGCATGAAGTGGAACAATATCACACTCAAGCGCGGCATTACCGATGCCATGGATATGTGGAAGTGGCGCAAGATGGTCGAGGAGGGTGATATTCAGGGCGCGCGTCGCAATGGCACGATCACCATGTTCAACACCAGAGGAGAACCGGTCGCGCGCTGGAAGTTCGTCAACGCCTGGCCCAGCAAACTGACCGGTCCCGACGCGAATGCGACGAACAACGAGGTGGCGATCGAGACCCTTGAAATTGTCCACGAGGGGTACGAGCGCGTTCAGTAA
- a CDS encoding PAAR domain-containing protein: MPPAARVGDMHTCPLSDGPKPHVGGPIMPPGVPTVLIGGLPAAVVGGMATCAGPPDTIIKGSATVMIGGMPAARMGDQTAHGGVIVMGFPQVDIGG; the protein is encoded by the coding sequence ATGCCTCCTGCTGCGCGAGTCGGCGATATGCACACATGTCCGCTGTCCGACGGTCCCAAACCGCACGTTGGCGGTCCGATCATGCCGCCCGGCGTGCCAACAGTGCTGATCGGCGGATTGCCGGCTGCGGTGGTTGGCGGCATGGCGACGTGCGCCGGTCCGCCCGATACGATCATCAAGGGGAGTGCAACGGTGATGATCGGCGGGATGCCGGCCGCACGCATGGGAGATCAGACGGCGCATGGTGGTGTGATTGTGATGGGATTTCCGCAGGTCGATATTGGCGGGTGA
- a CDS encoding phage tail protein gives MPTTEEAYPSYRFYVEIAGVPQAVFTEVSGLQIETEITEYEEGGNNDFVHRLPGRTKIGNITLKRGMTSSNELLQWFLKIARGSIDRRNVTVIMYDSAGKELFRWNFIEAYPVKWTGPQFTAASTEAAVETLELTHNGMTIG, from the coding sequence GTGCCGACGACAGAAGAAGCCTATCCATCCTATCGTTTCTATGTCGAGATCGCCGGCGTGCCGCAGGCGGTGTTTACCGAAGTCAGCGGGTTGCAGATCGAAACCGAGATCACGGAGTACGAGGAGGGTGGCAACAACGACTTCGTTCACCGCCTGCCGGGGCGCACGAAGATTGGCAACATCACCCTCAAGCGCGGGATGACCAGTTCGAACGAACTGTTGCAGTGGTTTCTCAAGATTGCTCGCGGTTCGATCGACCGCCGGAATGTGACGGTCATTATGTACGACTCGGCGGGTAAGGAACTGTTTCGCTGGAATTTCATCGAGGCATACCCTGTCAAATGGACGGGTCCGCAGTTCACTGCCGCATCGACGGAAGCGGCGGTGGAAACGCTCGAATTGACGCACAACGGGATGACGATCGGGTGA
- a CDS encoding eCIS core domain-containing protein: MIRRTLITRLRRHMRLARALAGRSPLAVRQAVGQPLLWAVGRADTPPRRARAPGLIRLAPDSRAFTDAYAVLPPVAPETPPVADPPRFDEQELREVASEAQAVPVETASPAPGAPAVETGASPATIIDAARAWVAQQLRDRTAVQSVDRSVAQPEPAPDSRPTAAPSPPAEVRVARPPRFLERTPPRRETSPPSQPAAPPDGSAAPSFDRSPAAWMERLRADARRRSEAATQASSAVPEEGTPPEIVASPLQGQAEQARDDGDYHTGMPDSILAPDAAPAQRDAGQDVPAQQSPLPPADMSARAPAAVPTTEPTAPADDTASAFAPPPAVAPASPGMLEPEAPSLPEGGATPAFAPLPTPAPASPGTPEPEAPSPPEGGAMPAFAPPPEVAPELSDTPETGAPLLPESSAASASPDMSETGAPLLPESSAASASPDMSETGAPSLSESSAAPAVAHPSAAIQGSPRAPEESESSPAGLIASPERGSAPVFDRSPAAWMERLRADARRRSEAASQSAPQASGEGATPLTPESAAQPVQRRIERRGGADHERVAAVQGDAGQDVPVRQSTHLDMPARAPEPVAAPVDDDAPEFDRSVEAWMERLRADERRRQKEAAQSPDRSSVEASQPLPDAPPVAQPAGAPQSGGALWVESGRGQQRSGAQPTGASQPGIAASPARATRFAPPVGAAVRSTTPGGARLPARPAPSAPLLSESNRRFLRAAVGVDPATVRLSRGQDAGRLTSAYRADAVTFGDDVALAPGRGDETAEGLGLLAHELTHVARRRDPTAIPPIARPAERRPGFRPASPGPATDEEALARIVEAQTVQAARMRFAPPVFPARAEAPVAQPFDKQESARTAPPVEDAPAAPDRGRWGNLPAPWEPLPDWLAPSRSVEAPPLPVVTVAPAPPAFTTPPQPGAPVVHAAETARTLPAPQQRETPAQEQAPAPAPDIDALARQVYAVLKRRLAAERRRSGWE, from the coding sequence ATGATCCGTCGGACATTGATTACACGATTGCGCCGCCACATGCGCCTCGCGCGCGCGCTCGCCGGGCGCTCGCCGCTTGCGGTGCGCCAGGCTGTGGGTCAACCGCTTCTGTGGGCGGTTGGGCGCGCCGATACGCCTCCCCGGCGAGCGCGCGCGCCGGGTTTGATCCGGCTTGCGCCGGATTCTCGTGCGTTTACCGACGCATATGCTGTGCTGCCGCCAGTTGCGCCGGAAACGCCGCCGGTTGCCGATCCGCCACGCTTCGATGAGCAGGAATTGCGGGAGGTTGCCAGCGAAGCGCAGGCGGTGCCGGTCGAAACTGCGTCCCCTGCGCCTGGTGCGCCTGCGGTGGAGACCGGTGCATCCCCGGCGACGATCATCGATGCAGCGCGCGCCTGGGTTGCACAACAGTTGCGTGATCGAACAGCGGTTCAATCCGTGGACCGATCCGTTGCGCAACCTGAACCGGCGCCGGACAGTCGTCCGACGGCAGCGCCATCGCCGCCCGCTGAGGTGCGCGTCGCCCGTCCACCGCGCTTCCTCGAGCGCACACCTCCCCGCCGTGAAACATCGCCGCCATCGCAACCTGCAGCACCGCCGGACGGCAGTGCTGCACCATCATTCGACCGCTCGCCGGCTGCGTGGATGGAGCGCCTGCGCGCCGATGCCCGCCGTCGGTCGGAGGCGGCGACGCAGGCGTCGTCCGCGGTGCCGGAGGAAGGAACGCCGCCGGAAATTGTTGCGTCGCCGCTTCAGGGACAGGCAGAACAGGCACGCGATGACGGGGATTATCATACCGGGATGCCAGATTCCATTCTTGCCCCTGATGCCGCTCCTGCTCAGCGTGACGCCGGGCAGGATGTTCCGGCGCAGCAATCGCCCCTCCCGCCTGCCGACATGTCCGCCCGTGCACCTGCGGCGGTTCCGACGACAGAACCGACTGCACCTGCGGATGATACCGCATCAGCATTCGCCCCGCCGCCCGCTGTCGCGCCAGCATCGCCGGGCATGTTGGAGCCGGAAGCGCCTTCACTGCCAGAAGGTGGCGCTACGCCAGCATTCGCTCCCCTGCCCACACCTGCGCCAGCATCGCCGGGCACGCCGGAGCCGGAAGCGCCTTCACCGCCAGAAGGTGGCGCTATGCCAGCATTCGCTCCTCCGCCTGAGGTTGCGCCAGAATTGTCAGACACGCCGGAGACGGGTGCGCCTTTGCTGCCGGAAAGCAGTGCTGCGTCAGCATCGCCGGACATGTCGGAGACGGGTGCGCCTTTGCTGCCGGAAAGCAGTGCTGCGTCAGCATCGCCGGACATGTCGGAGACGGGTGCGCCTTCGCTGTCGGAAAGCAGCGCTGCGCCAGCAGTCGCCCACCCGTCTGCAGCCATCCAGGGATCGCCGCGCGCGCCGGAGGAAAGCGAATCTTCGCCAGCAGGACTGATCGCATCGCCGGAACGTGGCAGCGCTCCCGTGTTCGACCGCTCACCGGCTGCGTGGATGGAGCGCCTGCGCGCCGATGCCCGCCGTCGGTCGGAGGCGGCGTCACAGTCGGCACCGCAGGCATCGGGGGAGGGTGCGACGCCTTTGACGCCGGAATCTGCGGCGCAGCCGGTTCAGCGCCGGATCGAACGTCGGGGTGGCGCCGATCACGAGCGTGTCGCCGCCGTACAGGGTGATGCCGGGCAGGATGTTCCGGTGCGACAATCAACCCATCTCGACATGCCCGCGCGCGCTCCAGAACCGGTTGCGGCGCCGGTGGACGACGATGCGCCGGAGTTCGACCGCTCAGTGGAAGCCTGGATGGAACGTCTGCGCGCCGATGAGCGCCGCCGCCAGAAAGAAGCTGCACAGTCGCCGGATCGTTCTTCTGTGGAAGCGTCTCAACCGCTGCCCGACGCGCCTCCGGTGGCGCAACCGGCGGGAGCGCCTCAGTCGGGTGGTGCGCTGTGGGTCGAGTCGGGCAGGGGACAGCAACGCTCCGGGGCGCAACCAACCGGCGCGTCTCAGCCGGGTATCGCCGCATCTCCAGCGCGCGCAACGCGCTTTGCGCCGCCGGTGGGCGCCGCCGTTCGATCCACAACGCCCGGCGGGGCGCGGCTTCCCGCCCGTCCTGCACCATCAGCGCCGCTGCTGTCTGAGTCGAATCGGCGTTTCCTGCGCGCCGCGGTCGGCGTCGATCCGGCGACGGTACGCCTGTCGCGCGGACAGGATGCCGGTCGCCTGACGTCGGCATACCGCGCCGATGCCGTCACATTTGGCGACGATGTGGCGCTGGCGCCCGGCAGGGGCGATGAAACCGCCGAAGGTCTCGGTCTGCTGGCGCACGAACTGACCCACGTGGCGCGTCGGCGCGATCCAACGGCCATTCCGCCCATCGCCCGACCTGCCGAACGGCGTCCCGGATTCCGTCCAGCGTCTCCGGGACCTGCGACGGATGAGGAGGCGCTGGCGCGCATCGTCGAAGCGCAGACCGTTCAAGCTGCGCGGATGCGCTTTGCACCGCCGGTCTTCCCCGCCAGAGCGGAGGCGCCGGTAGCGCAACCGTTCGATAAACAGGAGAGCGCACGCACTGCGCCGCCGGTCGAAGACGCGCCTGCTGCGCCGGATCGCGGGCGATGGGGAAACCTGCCTGCCCCCTGGGAGCCGCTGCCCGACTGGCTTGCGCCTTCGAGATCGGTGGAAGCGCCGCCGTTACCGGTAGTAACCGTCGCGCCTGCACCGCCAGCGTTCACAACACCACCCCAACCGGGCGCGCCCGTCGTGCATGCGGCTGAGACAGCGCGCACCCTGCCCGCGCCTCAGCAACGAGAAACACCAGCGCAGGAGCAGGCGCCAGCCCCTGCGCCCGATATCGACGCCCTTGCGCGTCAGGTCTATGCCGTCCTGAAACGCCGCCTGGCGGCTGAACGCCGCCGCAGCGGATGGGAGTGA
- a CDS encoding GPW/gp25 family protein, whose protein sequence is MSDFLGVGWAFPVGLDARGRVALARQEVDIEQAIIMILLTPKGQRLMRPTFGCQIHDLIFAPNDAATAGLAVYYIEEALAMWEPRIDVLNVEIDTDPKTPERMLITIEYRIKATHDRRSLVFPFYRIPGE, encoded by the coding sequence ATGAGCGATTTTCTCGGTGTCGGATGGGCGTTTCCGGTCGGATTGGACGCGCGCGGTCGCGTTGCGCTGGCGCGTCAGGAAGTCGATATCGAGCAGGCGATCATCATGATCCTGCTCACGCCGAAGGGACAACGATTGATGCGACCGACGTTCGGCTGCCAGATTCACGATCTGATCTTTGCGCCGAACGACGCTGCAACAGCGGGGCTTGCCGTCTACTATATCGAAGAGGCGCTGGCGATGTGGGAGCCGCGTATCGATGTGCTCAATGTCGAGATTGACACCGATCCGAAAACGCCGGAACGGATGCTGATCACGATTGAGTACCGTATCAAAGCCACCCATGATCGTCGTTCGCTGGTCTTTCCGTTTTATCGTATTCCGGGTGAATAG
- a CDS encoding phage tail sheath family protein, with the protein MPEYLSPGVYIEEVSSGPRPIEGVGTAMAAFVGFAAAGPVNQPVLVTSWTQYVEKFGRLDESGRRNPHMDGAYLSHAVYGYFLNGGGRCYVTRIPQQSDGKAPQMPRLELPTRASKALTSLIVTPKSETASDIQVEIGPPVGENPPPEAFTVKISMGEIKEVYENVSFNKRPKDGTSYVVEKINSSSTLVQVAEGPATGSLADRVPEFGMSVIKPPAPLAPARVDATSFVGSAAERSGVEGLEIAEDVTMICAPDLMSAYQSGAITKEGVKAVQLAMIAHAERMQDRMVILDPLPGLTPQQVKQWRERDTNYDSKFAVLYYPWIKIMGPDGKTEMEIPPCGHIAGIWARNDNTRGVHKAPANEVVQGALGPAIAITKGEQDVLNPIGVNCIRSFTGMGLRVWGARTLSSDAAWRYVNVRRLFNYVEKSIERGTQWVVFEPNDPNLWARVKRDVEAFLTVCWRDGMLFGLTPREAFYVKCDEELNPPEVRDQGKLIIEVGLAPVKPAEFVIFRFSQFAGGGA; encoded by the coding sequence ATGCCTGAGTATCTCTCGCCTGGCGTCTACATTGAAGAGGTCAGCAGCGGTCCCCGCCCGATCGAAGGCGTCGGTACGGCAATGGCGGCTTTTGTCGGGTTTGCTGCCGCCGGTCCTGTCAATCAACCGGTGTTAGTCACAAGCTGGACGCAGTATGTTGAGAAGTTCGGTCGGCTTGACGAGAGCGGACGGCGGAATCCGCATATGGATGGCGCCTATCTGTCGCACGCCGTGTACGGCTATTTCCTCAACGGCGGCGGTCGCTGCTACGTGACCCGCATTCCGCAGCAGTCGGACGGCAAAGCGCCGCAGATGCCGCGTCTCGAACTTCCCACACGCGCGTCGAAAGCGTTGACATCGCTGATTGTGACGCCCAAGAGCGAGACCGCCAGCGACATCCAGGTCGAAATCGGTCCGCCGGTTGGCGAAAATCCGCCGCCTGAGGCGTTCACCGTCAAGATCAGCATGGGAGAGATCAAAGAGGTCTACGAGAACGTTTCGTTCAACAAACGACCCAAAGATGGCACGTCCTACGTCGTCGAGAAGATCAACAGTTCCAGCACGCTGGTGCAGGTTGCCGAAGGTCCGGCAACCGGTTCGCTGGCGGATCGCGTGCCGGAGTTTGGCATGTCGGTCATCAAGCCGCCGGCGCCGCTGGCGCCAGCGCGAGTGGATGCCACGTCATTCGTCGGCAGTGCAGCCGAGCGCAGCGGTGTCGAAGGTCTGGAGATCGCCGAGGATGTGACGATGATCTGCGCGCCAGACCTGATGTCCGCTTATCAGTCAGGCGCGATCACGAAGGAAGGGGTCAAAGCGGTTCAACTGGCGATGATTGCCCATGCCGAGCGCATGCAGGATCGCATGGTCATTCTCGATCCACTTCCCGGTCTGACGCCGCAGCAGGTCAAGCAGTGGCGTGAGCGCGACACGAACTATGACTCGAAGTTCGCTGTGCTCTACTACCCGTGGATCAAGATCATGGGACCTGATGGTAAGACCGAGATGGAAATTCCGCCATGCGGTCATATTGCAGGCATCTGGGCGCGCAACGATAATACGCGCGGCGTCCACAAGGCGCCAGCGAACGAAGTGGTGCAGGGTGCGTTGGGTCCGGCAATCGCCATCACCAAGGGTGAGCAGGATGTGCTCAACCCGATCGGCGTCAACTGCATCCGCTCATTCACCGGCATGGGGTTGCGGGTCTGGGGTGCGCGCACCCTTTCGAGCGACGCCGCCTGGCGCTATGTCAATGTGCGTCGCCTGTTCAACTACGTCGAGAAGTCAATCGAACGCGGCACACAGTGGGTGGTCTTCGAGCCGAACGATCCGAACCTGTGGGCGCGGGTCAAGCGGGATGTCGAAGCGTTCCTGACCGTCTGCTGGCGTGATGGCATGCTGTTCGGTCTGACGCCGCGCGAAGCGTTCTACGTCAAGTGCGACGAAGAACTGAACCCGCCCGAAGTGCGCGATCAGGGCAAACTGATCATCGAAGTCGGGCTGGCGCCGGTCAAGCCCGCCGAGTTCGTGATCTTCCGCTTCAGCCAGTTCGCTGGCGGCGGAGCATAA
- a CDS encoding CIS tube protein — protein sequence MPDTSLVKAKIINLDDPSQEVECLFNPKEYTFTKQNSWSRGETPSTNVPQLEFSGGQPATLSMHLLFDTYTSARPGSKPRDVRKVYTDKLWSFMMIDPNLQDPKSTRGRPPKVRFQWGTSWSFKAVITNITQKFTLFLVDGTPVRAELDVTFQQIEDTANLQPQNPTSGGVGGERVWRVRDGDTLAWIAYKSYGDATRWRPIAEANGLERVRELTPGAVLVIPHE from the coding sequence ATGCCTGACACAAGCCTGGTCAAAGCAAAAATCATCAACCTCGACGATCCCTCGCAGGAGGTCGAGTGTCTGTTCAACCCGAAGGAGTACACCTTCACCAAACAGAACAGTTGGAGTCGCGGCGAAACGCCAAGCACGAATGTGCCGCAACTCGAGTTTAGCGGCGGGCAACCGGCAACCCTGTCGATGCACCTGCTGTTCGACACCTACACCAGCGCGCGACCCGGGTCGAAGCCGAGGGATGTGCGGAAGGTCTATACCGACAAACTCTGGTCGTTCATGATGATCGATCCGAACCTGCAAGACCCCAAAAGCACTCGTGGACGCCCGCCCAAAGTGCGCTTCCAGTGGGGTACGTCCTGGTCGTTCAAAGCGGTCATCACCAACATCACACAGAAATTCACGCTGTTTCTGGTCGATGGAACGCCGGTGCGCGCCGAACTCGACGTAACATTCCAGCAGATCGAGGATACGGCAAACCTGCAACCGCAGAACCCGACGTCGGGCGGTGTCGGCGGTGAGCGGGTCTGGCGGGTGCGCGACGGCGATACACTGGCATGGATTGCGTACAAGTCGTATGGCGATGCGACGCGCTGGCGCCCGATTGCCGAAGCCAACGGTCTCGAACGGGTGCGCGAGTTGACGCCAGGAGCAGTGCTGGTGATCCCTCATGAGTGA
- a CDS encoding VgrG-related protein → MSDNRHVADLYLKLDGADAPRELVGDMLEITVENSLHLPDVATIVLNDRRLKWVDDSRLAPGGLIEVSARHGRTTESIFDGEIVEIEPQFEAEGLKVTVRAFDRLHRLGRGKHTRTFLNVTDSDVITQLANEAGLQVQIDATTQVHPYLVQWNQTNLEFLRERAAALGYLMYVRRKTLHCTRLPSPGAPVELKWGTDLVAFRPRLSTIDQVNEVTVRGWDPLEKKAVVGKATSASVAPRIGAPETGGKLAQQAFAIKAEDALESAARIQPEAERIARAILAHHESRGVEAEGTAAGNPKIVAGAAVKITNVGTRFGGTYVVTSATHRYDASGYVTDFSVSGMNPATLLSLVQPETPRLNFEGLVIGVVTDTNDPDKRGRVKVKFPTLADQQSDWARVVSVGAGNRRGIEFLPEVNDEVLVGFEHGDVRAAYVIGGLWNGKDQPPKAPAEIVKNGKIEQRVIKSRSGHIITLDDSDSAPSITIEDKSGNVIKLDSKKNELTINVKGDGTISADGNLTIQAKGKVNIKSQQALAIEGSTGLDLKSNASASLQANANLDLKASAAATLQANATLDVKSSAILTIQGTLVKIN, encoded by the coding sequence ATGAGTGACAATCGCCATGTTGCCGATCTCTATCTGAAGCTCGACGGCGCTGATGCGCCGCGCGAGTTGGTCGGGGATATGCTGGAAATCACCGTTGAAAACAGTCTGCACCTCCCCGATGTTGCGACCATCGTGCTCAATGATCGGCGGTTGAAATGGGTGGATGATAGCCGCCTGGCGCCGGGCGGCTTGATCGAGGTCAGCGCCAGGCACGGTCGGACGACCGAGTCGATCTTCGACGGCGAGATTGTTGAGATCGAACCGCAGTTCGAGGCGGAGGGTCTCAAGGTGACTGTGCGGGCGTTCGACCGTCTGCACCGTCTGGGGCGCGGCAAACATACGCGCACATTTCTCAATGTGACCGATAGCGATGTGATCACCCAGCTTGCGAACGAAGCCGGTTTGCAGGTGCAGATCGACGCCACGACGCAGGTGCATCCATACCTGGTTCAGTGGAACCAGACGAACCTTGAGTTTCTCCGCGAGCGGGCGGCTGCGCTGGGGTATCTGATGTATGTCCGGCGGAAAACACTGCACTGTACGCGGCTTCCATCTCCCGGCGCGCCGGTTGAACTTAAGTGGGGAACCGATCTGGTCGCCTTTCGTCCGCGCCTGAGCACCATCGATCAGGTGAACGAAGTCACCGTGCGGGGCTGGGATCCGCTCGAAAAAAAGGCGGTCGTCGGCAAGGCGACGTCGGCATCGGTTGCGCCCCGAATAGGTGCGCCTGAAACGGGCGGTAAACTTGCCCAACAAGCGTTTGCCATCAAAGCGGAGGATGCGCTGGAGTCGGCTGCGCGCATCCAGCCGGAAGCCGAGCGGATTGCAAGGGCAATCCTGGCGCACCATGAGAGTCGGGGCGTCGAGGCGGAGGGAACCGCTGCCGGAAATCCAAAAATTGTGGCAGGGGCGGCGGTGAAGATTACGAATGTCGGTACGCGGTTTGGTGGCACGTATGTGGTGACCAGTGCGACGCACCGCTACGATGCCAGCGGGTATGTGACCGACTTCTCAGTTTCCGGGATGAACCCGGCTACCCTGCTCAGCCTGGTGCAACCGGAAACGCCGCGCCTGAATTTCGAGGGACTGGTGATCGGGGTTGTGACCGATACGAACGATCCGGACAAAAGGGGGCGCGTGAAGGTCAAATTCCCGACCCTCGCCGATCAGCAGAGCGACTGGGCGCGTGTAGTCAGCGTCGGTGCAGGCAATAGGCGCGGCATCGAATTCCTGCCGGAAGTGAACGATGAGGTGCTGGTGGGATTCGAGCATGGCGATGTGCGCGCGGCGTATGTCATCGGTGGTCTCTGGAATGGGAAGGATCAACCGCCAAAAGCGCCCGCGGAGATCGTCAAGAACGGGAAAATCGAGCAACGGGTGATCAAATCGCGATCCGGTCATATCATCACGCTGGACGACAGTGATAGCGCGCCATCGATCACCATCGAGGATAAGAGCGGCAATGTCATTAAACTCGACAGCAAAAAGAACGAACTGACGATCAACGTCAAAGGCGACGGCACGATCAGCGCCGATGGCAATTTGACGATCCAGGCGAAGGGGAAGGTGAACATCAAGTCGCAGCAGGCGCTGGCGATTGAGGGTTCGACCGGTCTCGATCTGAAATCGAACGCCAGCGCCTCGCTTCAGGCGAATGCGAATCTTGATCTGAAAGCCAGTGCTGCGGCGACGCTCCAGGCGAACGCGACGCTGGATGTCAAATCATCGGCAATTCTGACCATTCAGGGGACGCTGGTCAAAATCAACTGA